The Azospirillum humicireducens DNA segment ATGAACAGGTCGTCGCCATCGCCGCCGGACATGCTGGTCGTTGCGCTGCCGGCATAGAGGATGTCGGCTCCTGCACTCCCGGTCATCGTCGCATCGCCCGCAACCAGAACCTGGAGCGCCACCGGGTCGCTGGACATCCCCTGATCATCGCTGACCGTCACCTCCAGCGTCCGTGCGCCGGTGCCGCCGGGTGTCAGGGCGAGGTGGCGGAGGATGTCGGTGTAGGTGGCGGTCGAGGCATTTCCGGCCAGCGACAGCTGGTGAGTGGCATCGTTCCAACTGACCTCGATTCCCGTCCCGGACAAGGTCTTGTGGCCGGTGGCCGGATCGGTGTCGATCGTCATGCCGGCGAGATTGAGCGTGTCGCCGGTCTGCGAACCGGCTGCGATGCGGATCGTCATGCCGGACATGACACTGCTGTCCACGTCGGAGATCGTCGCATCGGCGGCGACCGACGGATGGCCGGTCGCGTCGGCGGCGATGACGGCGGTGGCGTGGCCGGCGGCCAGGGTCGGCTTGTCGTTCACCGGATCGACCGTCACCGTCACGCTCCGCGTCACCGCCGCACGGTCCGCTCCATCCTGTGCGGTCGCCGTGACCGACAGTGTGACCGGTCCGGTGGCGTCGGTCGGCGGGGTGTAGGTCAGGCCCGCCAGTTGCGCGGTGGTGAGGGTCCAGCTGCCGTCGGCATTGTGGGTACCGTGGTTCAGGCTGGCGCCATCGGGCACTCCGGTGATCCGCACTCCAACCGTTTCCGACCCGTCGATGTCGGTGGAGGCGGCGGTGATCGTCAGCGCGATCGCCGTATCCTCATGCCCGTTGACAGCCGAGACCACGGTCAGGTCGGGGGTGTCCGCCACCGGTGTCACCGTCACCGCCAGCGTACCGGAGGTGGTGGCCGCAGCAGCGCTGCCGTCCTTCGACGAGGCGGTGACGGACAGGGTGAAGCTGGTGCCGCTGTCGGGCGGGGGCTTGATCGCCAGCCCGGCCAGCTGGTCCGGCGTCAGCGTGATCGACCCGTTGGACGGAGTCAGCGCGTCGCCGGCTGTGTTGGACAGGGTGGCCCCGGTCGGGATGTCCTTGATGGTGACGGTGAGCGTCTCCGAGAGGTCGGTCAGCGCCGTGGTGATGGACAACGGAATCGTCCCGTCCTCCGTCCCTGTTGCGGGCAGGAGGGCCAGGGTCGGCGCGTCGGAGACTGCGGCCACCGTGACCGGCAGTTGCGCCACGATGGAGGCCGGCGTGGCGCCGCCGTCCGTGGAGGTGGCGGTGACGGTCAGGGTGAAGTCGCCGTCGTCATTCGACGGCGGCCTGATCGTCAGACCGGAGAGCTGCGCCGCGCTCAGGGTGACGCTGCCGTTGACGACCGTCAGCACGCCATTTGCGGTGTTGGCCAGCTGTGCACCGGCGGGGATGCCGCTGATGGTGATTGTCAGCGTCTCCGAACCGTCGGTCAGGGCGGAGCTGATGGTCAGCGGGATCGCAGCGTCCTCGCTGCCGGAGGCTGCGGCCACGGCCAGGGTCGGCATGTCCGACACCGGGGCGACCGTCACGGACAGCGTCTTGCTCACCTCGACCGCGTTGGCGACGCCGTCCTTGGCGATGGCCTTGACGGTCAGGGTGAAGTCTCCGTCGTCGTTCAACGGAGGCTTGATCGCCAGGCCGGCAAGCTGGCCCGGATTGAGCGTGATGCTGCCGCCGCTGACGGTCAGCGTGTCGCCGGCGGTGTTGGTCAGGGTCGCTCCGCCGGGAATGCCGCTGATGGTGACGGTCAGCGTCTCCGACCCGTCGGTGTCGCCCAGCAGCGCGCTGATAGACAGCGGGATCCGGGTATCCTCGTCCCCGGTCGCCGGCAGGACATCCAGGGTCGGCGTGTCGGTCACCGGTGCAACGGTCACCGCCAGCTGCGCGCTGGTGCCGACCGGGGCGGCGGTTCCGTCGGTGGCGGTGGCGGTGATGGTCAGGGTGAAATCGTCGTCCCTGTTGGGCGGCGGGGTGATCGCCAGCCCGGCAAGCTGGCCGGGGTTCAAGGTGATGCTGCCGCCGGTGATGGTCAGAACATCGCCTGCGGTGTTGGTCAGGGTGGCGCCGCCGGGGATGCCGCTGATGGTGATGGTCAGCGCTTCCGACCCGTCGGTGTCGGTCAGCGCCGGGTTGATCGTCAGCCCGATCGCCGAGTCCTCATTCCCGCTGGCGGCGGTGACCGTCAGGGTCGGAGTGTCGGACACCGCGTTCAGCGTGATCGGCACGGTGGCCACCCTGGTCGCCGTGCTCCCGTTGGATTCGATGCTGACGGCGGTGACGGTCAGCGTGAAATCCACATCGCTGTTGGCCGGCGGGGTCAGCGACAGGCCGGTCAACTGTGCCGGCGTCAGCGTCCAGCTGCCGTCGCCGTTGCGGGTGCCGGCCGACAGCAGTGCATCGGAAGGCACGCCAGTGATGGTTACCAGCCCCAGACGCTCCGACCCGTCGGTATCGGACAATGCGACCGACAGGTTCAGCGGCAGGACGGTGTCCTCCGTCCCGGTCAAGGCACCCGCGGTGATGACGGGCTGGTCGGCGGCAGGATCGACGCTGACACGGAACAGCTGGCTGGTGGTGGCGGTGACGCCGGTCGACTGTTCCTTCGTCGTCGCGGTCAGGGTCAGATTGAAGTCGGTGCCGCTGTTGGGAGGCGGCAGCAGCTTCAGCCCGCTCAGTTGGGCCGCGGTCAGGTCGACCGCACCGGCGATGGGCGTCAGCCTGTTGCCGTTCGCATCGATCAGCATCGCGCCGGCGGGCAGACCGGACAGCACGATGGTCATCGTCTCCGACCCGTCGGTATCGACCAGGGACGCGGTCAGGTTCAGCGCGATTTCGGTGTCCTCGCTGCCGGAGGCGTTGGCAACGATGACGGTGGGTGCATCGGTCACCGCCGTGACGTCCACATGAATGGTGGCCGTGGTGGTGGCGGTGCTCTTGTTGGAGCTTTCCAGACTGGTGGCGGTCAGCGTCAGGTCCATGCCGCCGGAATAGTTGCGCGGCGGCGTGACGGTCAGGCCTGACAGTTCCGATGGCTTCAGCGTCCAGGACCCGTCACCGTTGTTGGACCCCTTGTTCAGTACCGCGCCGTCCGGCAGGCCGGACAGGATGACCGCCATCGTCTCCGACCCGTCGGTATCCATGAGGTTGGCCGACACGTTCAGGGCAATGGCGGTGTCCTCCGCCCCCGTCGTGTTCTGTACGGTGACGTTCGGCGCGTCGGCGACGGCGGCGTACGTGACATTGAGGGATTTGGACGACCAGGTCTCCGCCGCCGTGCCGTCCTTTGCGGCAGCCTCCACGGTCAGCGTCACCGTGCCGGCGAAGTTGGCGGGCGGCGTCAGTGACAGGGCGGAACGCTGCGCCACGGTCAGGCCGGACAGGTCGTAGACGCCATTGCCGAGCAACGTACCCGCCGACAGGGTGAAGCCGGCCGGAACCGTCACCCTCAGCGCGGTGATCACCTCGCCGCCACCGACCAGATCGGTAACCGCGGCGGAGATCGACAGGCTGGCGGCGTGATCCTCCTGCGCCGTGACCGAACCGGCGGAAATCGAAGGAGCGTCGCTGACCGGCGCCACATCGACGGTCAAGGTCCTGGTCGTGGTCGCCCGGTCGGCGTTGCTCGTCTCCCGCACGACGGCGGTCACGCTCAGCTGGTAGGTGCCGCTGGCATCGTGGGGCGGGGTGAATTTCAGCCCTGCGAGCTGGTCGGGGGTCAGCAGCCAGCGCCCGGTGGTGGAGTCCAGATATCCAGCCGACAGCGTGGCGCCCGCCGGCACCCCTTCGATGACGATGCTGGCCAGGATTTCCGAGCCGTCAGTGTCCTCCAGCGCAGCGGAAATATTCAGCGCGATGGCCGTATCCTCGCTGCCCGAGGCCGGTTGCACCGTCAACCGCGGGCTGTCGGCGACGGCGGTGACGGTCACGGCCTGTGTCAACGTGGTGTGGGCGTTGTTGCTGCCGGAAACCACATCGAGCGTGACCCTGAAATCGGCGTCGCTGTTCGGGGGCGGCGTGAGCGTCAGGCCGGCCAGCTGCGCCTTGGTCAGCGTGATCGAGCCGCCGGTGACGGTCAGCGTATCGCCGGCCGTGTTGGCCAGGCTGGCCCCGGTCGGGATGCCCGACAGGGTGACGGTGGACACGTTCTGCCAATTCGCCAGGCCGGCCTCGATACCGAGGGCGACCGCCGAATCCTCGGCGGTGGTCACGGCCGCCGGCCGGTCGCTGCCGACGCTGGGGTCAAGCGGCGGCGGAGGGGGTGGCGGCGGAGGGGGTGGCGGCGGAGGGGGTGGCGGCGGAGGGGGAGGAGGGGGCGGGGGCGGTGGACTGGTGCCGCCGCCATTGTTGCCTCCGTTCGAGCCGCCCGGATCAGTCGAGCCACCGCCGTTGGAACCGGTCGAGGTGGTCCAGCTCAGCACGAAGCTGTCGGACACGGTGGCATTGCGATCCCCTTCGCTTTCGATGCTGTAGGGGTTGACTGTCAACGTGATGCTGGCTGTGTCGACGTTGGAGGCGGAGTCGATGCTGTGGGAGATGCCGGCGGCATGGGCATCCTTGACTGTCAGCTTCAGACCGCCTTCGGCCAGCGCCGCGGCATAATCGTCCGCAGTCAGCGTCCAGGTTCCGTTGCCGTTGTCGATGCCGCGCGACAGCACCGTTCCCTTCGGCACGCCGGAGATGCTGACCGCCAGCCTTTCAGACCCGTCCGTGTCCTGCAGGAAGGCGTTCAGGTTCAGCACAAGCCCGTCCGGCACGCCGGTCGTCGACTGGTCATCAACATGGTAGGGCACGATGGACCCATCCGCCGCATGCGACACCGGTGCGTCGGCCACGGCGGTGATGACGACCGTCGGGGTGTAGGTCTTGGTCAGGCTGTCGGTGCCGTCGGCCACCGTCACCGTCACGGTGATGGTGAAATCGTCGGCACGGTGCTGCGGCACGATCAGCCGCAGGTTGCCGAGCTTGGCAGGGTCCACACTCCAGCTGCCGTCGGCATTGGCGGTCAGCGCGCCCGCATCCGTGCTGGTCAGCGTCGCCCAGGACGGCAGGCCGGAAATGACGATCGCGGAAATCTGTTCCGAATGGTCGATGTCGGCGGTGAGCGCCGAAATGGTCAACGGGATGCCGCCGACGGCGTCCTCCAGGGCGCTGGCGCCGATGGAGACGTTCGGCTCGTCAGCCTTGGGATCGACGGTGACGATCAGATCGCGGGTGTCCTTCAACACCCCGCCGGAGGTGACGCCGTTCACCGTGACGATCGGCGCGCCGTTGCTGTCGGTGGTGATGACGTCCACCTTGAGCGTGACGCTGCCGGCGAAGTCCTTCTTCGTCGTCAGGGTCAGCTCGTTGCGATAGGCGACATCCACCGACCAGCGGCCGTTGCCGAGATATACCAGCCCACTCTCGTGCCCCGCCGCCAGCGACAGCCAGGAATCGGCTGGCAGGTTGCTGATGACCAGCGACAGCCGTTCCGATCCGTCATTGTCCAGCATCACCAGATCGCCAAGGCGCAGATTGATCGCCGTGTCCTCGTTGCCGCGGGCGCTGAGCGCGCCGTTCGGCGTCACGGCGTCGGCGACGCCCTGCACCTCGACATGGACGGTCACCTGGGCGGCATCGGCGAAACTGCCGTTGGAGGACTCCGTCGCCCGGGCGGTGAAGATCAGGTTGAAGCCGGTGTTGGAATTGGGCGGCGGGGTGATGGTCAGACCGGCCAGGTCGGCCTGGGTCAGCACCCATTTGTCCAGCGCCGCGTCGTAACGGCCATGGTTCAGCGTGGCGCCGGCCGGCACACCTTCGACCAGGATGCTGAGCGTCTCCGATCCGTCGCGGTCGGTCAGGGCGGCGACCACCGACACCGGAATTGCGGTATCCTCGCGCCCCACCGCGTCGGAAGCCGTCAGAACCGGCGTATCGGCGACCGCAGCGACGGTCACCACCAGGGACACCGGCGCCGAGGTGGCTTTGGTCGCGCCCTCCACCGAGGTGGCGGTGATCGTCAGCGTCACCGTGCCGGAATAGTTGGACGGCGGCGTGAAGGTCAGGTTGCTCAGCTGGGCCGGTGTCAGAGTCCAGCTGCCGTCGGCGTTGTGGATGCCGGCGGACAGTCTCGCCCCTTCCGGGACGCCGGTGATGGTGATGTGGTCCAGCGACTCCCCTGTCAGGTCGGACAGCCGGGCGTCGATGGCGAGCGCGATGGCGCTGTCCTCGGCCCCCGAAGCGGGCTGCGGGGTCACGATGGGGGCGTCGGCCACGCCGGTGACGGTGATCGTCAGGTCGGCCTTGGCCGAATTGGCGGTGGAGCCGTTCTCCCTCTCCGCGGAGGTGGCAACGACGCCCAACGTGATGGTGCCGGAGAAGTCGCGCGGCGGAGTCAGGCGGAGGCCCGCCAGCTGCGCCGGGGTCAGCGTCCAAGTGGTGCTGCCATCCGACTGGGTGCTCGCCACCGTGCCGACGCTGAGCGTCGCGCCAGCCGGCACACCGCTGATCGTGATCAGGCTGATCGACTCGGACCCGTCGATGTCGGTCAGGGCCGGCGCAATGGTCAGGAGGACCGAACTGTCTTCGTCCGTCGCAGCAGCGGCGGCCGTGACGGTGGGAGCATCGGCGACGGCGTCCACGGTGATGGTGCCGGTCGCCGTCTGCTCTCGGCGGCTTGCGGTGGCACCGCTGCCGTCAATTGTCCCGACCTTCAGCGTGTAGTCGAGATCGGCATCGGAATCGGGATCGGTGACGATCTTCAGTCCCCGGATTGTCCAGACCCCGGCGGTGGTGCCATCGGCCTGCAATGCCGAGGTCGGGATCGTCCAGCTGTAATTGCCGCCGGTGGGACCACTGCGCGTCAGAAGCACGCCGTCGAGATAGAGCTTGGCCCCACCGGCGTCCAGCTGGGACGACTGAATCAGCAGGGTGATGTTCTCCACCGTCTCAGGACTGGCGGCATCGACATCACTCAGCGTGATGGTGGGGGCGAGCGCAATGCCGCCTGCGGCATCCTCGTTGCCGCGTGCGTTGAGCGTGGCGATCTGAAACGGGTCGGCGACCGGGGCGACAGTGATCGTCTGCACGGCGGTGGACGTGCCGCCGAAGGCGTCCGTCACCGTGAAGGTGAAGGTCTCCGTCCCGCTGAAATCGGCGTCCGGGGTGTAGGAGAAGCTGCCGTCGGCATTCACAACCAGCGTGCCGTGCGTCAGGCGCACCGGCTGGCCGTTGTCGCCGGGCCCCTTGTAGGTCAGCGTGTCGTCGGTTCGTCCATTGACCGTGTCCTGGTCGGTCGCCCGCAGGGTGCCGGTGACGGCGGTGTCCTCGTTGGTCGAGGTGGTGGCCGTCGTGGCGGACGGGGCATAGTTCAGCGCTGTGCGGACGTTGACCGGCTGGCCATCGACATAAAGCTCCAGCCTCTCGAAATCCGCCACCTTGATGCCGAGCGCGGACAGGGTGCCGGCCTTGGTGACGTCGGTGTCGGTGGTCGCCGCCGTCGGGCTTGCCGCGGCCGTCTCGATCAGGTCTCGCAGGGTGCGCAGGTCGGCCAGGATCGAGGCGTTGGACAGCTGAGCCGTGGTCAACATCACCCGGAAGGTGTCGATCCCGGTATCGCCGTCCTGAAGTTCGGGCTTGGACGAGGTGCCGCCGTCTGTGCCCACGGTGAAA contains these protein-coding regions:
- a CDS encoding beta strand repeat-containing protein, which gives rise to MSGLTITPPPNSDVDFTLTVTAIAKDGSAVAATRSETLRVTVDPVSDTPTLTVSAATGNEDSAIPLTISPALTDTDGSEVLTIRISGIPTGATLANTLNGTLTVTNGSITLTPQQLAGLTITPPPNSDVDFTLNVTAVAKDGGAQEATKTDSLVVTVKPVTDTPTLEVDPASGDEDTAIALNITSALTDLDGSETLSIVISGIPTGATLSNTLNGSLTVTNGAITLTREQLAGLKIRPKQDSGDDFTLTVTATAKDGDATAVAVQKTLAVTVVAVADTPTVTASNVTYNLASGQNDTLTGTAGNDTLSGGAGNDTIQGGGGDDVIYGDGTGTFTTALSITSDVTDTDGSESISKVTISGVPAGASLSAGTYVTEANGTTTWTLYKAQLQGLKLTAREGDSTHPITLTVVATSAEAENTSTADSTAKTLTISFTNTPQGNDSLDGGDGNDTIFGGAGKDTLIGGLGDDSLDGGTGDDLLAGGPGNDTIDGGDGNDTVTYASSTGPVNANLATGVGTGDGTDVLRKLENVTGSAFDDVITGNSVANILIGGAGNDTITGGAGADTVRGGAGDDLSIFTVGTDGGTSSKPELQDGDTGIDTFRVMLTTAQLSNASILADLRTLRDLIETAAASPTAATTDTDVTKAGTLSALGIKVADFERLELYVDGQPVNVRTALNYAPSATTATTSTNEDTAVTGTLRATDQDTVNGRTDDTLTYKGPGDNGQPVRLTHGTLVVNADGSFSYTPDADFSGTETFTFTVTDAFGGTSTAVQTITVAPVADPFQIATLNARGNEDAAGGIALAPTITLSDVDAASPETVENITLLIQSSQLDAGGAKLYLDGVLLTRSGPTGGNYSWTIPTSALQADGTTAGVWTIRGLKIVTDPDSDADLDYTLKVGTIDGSGATASRREQTATGTITVDAVADAPTVTAAAAATDEDSSVLLTIAPALTDIDGSESISLITISGVPAGATLSVGTVASTQSDGSTTWTLTPAQLAGLRLTPPRDFSGTITLGVVATSAERENGSTANSAKADLTITVTGVADAPIVTPQPASGAEDSAIALAIDARLSDLTGESLDHITITGVPEGARLSAGIHNADGSWTLTPAQLSNLTFTPPSNYSGTVTLTITATSVEGATKATSAPVSLVVTVAAVADTPVLTASDAVGREDTAIPVSVVAALTDRDGSETLSILVEGVPAGATLNHGRYDAALDKWVLTQADLAGLTITPPPNSNTGFNLIFTARATESSNGSFADAAQVTVHVEVQGVADAVTPNGALSARGNEDTAINLRLGDLVMLDNDGSERLSLVISNLPADSWLSLAAGHESGLVYLGNGRWSVDVAYRNELTLTTKKDFAGSVTLKVDVITTDSNGAPIVTVNGVTSGGVLKDTRDLIVTVDPKADEPNVSIGASALEDAVGGIPLTISALTADIDHSEQISAIVISGLPSWATLTSTDAGALTANADGSWSVDPAKLGNLRLIVPQHRADDFTITVTVTVADGTDSLTKTYTPTVVITAVADAPVSHAADGSIVPYHVDDQSTTGVPDGLVLNLNAFLQDTDGSERLAVSISGVPKGTVLSRGIDNGNGTWTLTADDYAAALAEGGLKLTVKDAHAAGISHSIDSASNVDTASITLTVNPYSIESEGDRNATVSDSFVLSWTTSTGSNGGGSTDPGGSNGGNNGGGTSPPPPPPPPPPPPPPPPPPPPPPPPPPPLDPSVGSDRPAAVTTAEDSAVALGIEAGLANWQNVSTVTLSGIPTGASLANTAGDTLTVTGGSITLTKAQLAGLTLTPPPNSDADFRVTLDVVSGSNNAHTTLTQAVTVTAVADSPRLTVQPASGSEDTAIALNISAALEDTDGSEILASIVIEGVPAGATLSAGYLDSTTGRWLLTPDQLAGLKFTPPHDASGTYQLSVTAVVRETSNADRATTTRTLTVDVAPVSDAPSISAGSVTAQEDHAASLSISAAVTDLVGGGEVITALRVTVPAGFTLSAGTLLGNGVYDLSGLTVAQRSALSLTPPANFAGTVTLTVEAAAKDGTAAETWSSKSLNVTYAAVADAPNVTVQNTTGAEDTAIALNVSANLMDTDGSETMAVILSGLPDGAVLNKGSNNGDGSWTLKPSELSGLTVTPPRNYSGGMDLTLTATSLESSNKSTATTTATIHVDVTAVTDAPTVIVANASGSEDTEIALNLTASLVDTDGSETMTIVLSGLPAGAMLIDANGNRLTPIAGAVDLTAAQLSGLKLLPPPNSGTDFNLTLTATTKEQSTGVTATTSQLFRVSVDPAADQPVITAGALTGTEDTVLPLNLSVALSDTDGSERLGLVTITGVPSDALLSAGTRNGDGSWTLTPAQLTGLSLTPPANSDVDFTLTVTAVSIESNGSTATRVATVPITLNAVSDTPTLTVTAASGNEDSAIGLTINPALTDTDGSEALTITISGIPGGATLTNTAGDVLTITGGSITLNPGQLAGLAITPPPNRDDDFTLTITATATDGTAAPVGTSAQLAVTVAPVTDTPTLDVLPATGDEDTRIPLSISALLGDTDGSETLTVTISGIPGGATLTNTAGDTLTVSGGSITLNPGQLAGLAIKPPLNDDGDFTLTVKAIAKDGVANAVEVSKTLSVTVAPVSDMPTLAVAAASGSEDAAIPLTISSALTDGSETLTITISGIPAGAQLANTANGVLTVVNGSVTLSAAQLSGLTIRPPSNDDGDFTLTVTATSTDGGATPASIVAQLPVTVAAVSDAPTLALLPATGTEDGTIPLSITTALTDLSETLTVTIKDIPTGATLSNTAGDALTPSNGSITLTPDQLAGLAIKPPPDSGTSFTLSVTASSKDGSAAAATTSGTLAVTVTPVADTPDLTVVSAVNGHEDTAIALTITAASTDIDGSETVGVRITGVPDGASLNHGTHNADGSWTLTTAQLAGLTYTPPTDATGPVTLSVTATAQDGADRAAVTRSVTVTVDPVNDKPTLAAGHATAVIAADATGHPSVAADATISDVDSSVMSGMTIRIAAGSQTGDTLNLAGMTIDTDPATGHKTLSGTGIEVSWNDATHQLSLAGNASTATYTDILRHLALTPGGTGARTLEVTVSDDQGMSSDPVALQVLVAGDATMTGSAGADILYAGSATTSMSGGDGDDLFIFAPRNGDLTINGGVGNWTDVVEVGAFVSNVSGNWLQQLDAQGIAYTVDPSGHALTFNTDTTVTLEDQNHHQLVLQNIERLTY